In Ostrea edulis chromosome 4, xbOstEdul1.1, whole genome shotgun sequence, a single window of DNA contains:
- the LOC125669562 gene encoding uncharacterized protein LOC125669562 isoform X3, with product MGSKPSTVQETQMRSSSAPNVKKSHQNGVSPSGPDTDTSSSSRNPPKSAAPVGRKPPSYHSRQIPPPKPPKTLKEDIFSEEKYKFVDDYVLNAPPKLLMGSFKELIRYLTAEEDWDDLAKARAIFRWVTAIDVYSLRVDSDPPAHSPLEYFTKIQKNQGNHAHLVSGLCQMAGLPCVIISGMNKSAAYEIGKKCERKQMGAQWNAVFIKDDWRFLDAFWASACVVGKKSSDWTLVDNDGNVTQEEEEEESEGETQHRVNEFYFLPNPDQLIWTHFPDEQDWQLLVKPISVKDYESHVYVRERFYYLGINFTPKSETKCVLTAKDGEISLPFTLPAEESEFYRFKYMLYKNKSAGGEDTGADVNLDRFVLFEHTADSLRFALRFPLAGKFKMDIFGLDVRHSDIFDLTCTYLIHCPEAQKNCLPLPDCPPIGWGFGGDAKNAGLEAKSHDGAIIITKDGKVEIKLGAHKDIRLHQLLKNTIVDEATLSKYAVIREENGEFIVDIRLPQGGEYAMKLYANEDGEDGEAGNVLNYLIKCNEKNLTNKPFPNVTDGFIGKKSIADALGVKALSHKEGKIHSKDGKLKLEFQAKNNMELVCELHSNDPNATKHMKVYPKEVNGKWIFDVDMPIEGEYSVNVFAKKKGDGNKRIYNVHSYMIQSDGHALEDGEDNESKTGDDSKEEIKVVTETVQTSEKEILIPVPKGFDNVVACLHRRHADDLPNAQEMEFMEQDGMKLFKATFDEYGEYIMDLYQKDENGQVKNIARYQVNRKPASELYQDDARLLMEQLQSDMQQNRDDEQRMQDEANQELGALKKDIQKAMDLKNPEMLERSIAAFEATNPPENDKMLQKAKRLLELLRAKEELNTASHSRDLEQLDKAIKRAKEANYDSLLDLQIVMAGRLRDQLHRIEKLRHSVLNMDKRTVSEIRNYGNPPDGVHQSIQAACLLLGHTKKEVKEWKTCQIILGKTGKESIMRHISNFDPKDCYLDVALSSKMLLEPYSLEQIRDVSAGAATFFVWAKGMIEEVEATGGAERPDDKMKDKTTTKKGKSTPGSKKKKK from the exons ATGGGATCAAAACCGTCTACGGTCCAGGAGACTCAGATGCGCTCCTCCTCGGCGCCAAATGTAAAGAAATCACATCAAAATGGGGTCTCTCCATCGGGACCCGACACAGACACATCCTCTAGTTCTCGTAATCCACCTAAATCTGCTGCACCTGTC GGGAGAAAACCGCCATCTTATCATAGCAGGCAGATCCCCCCACCTAAACCGCCGAAGACCTTGAAAGAAGACATTTTCAGTGAGGAGAAATACAAGTTTGTCGATGACTATGTTCTTAAT GCGCCTCCAAAGCTTCTCATGGGGTCCTTTAAAGAACTCATCAGATACCTCACGGCTGAGGAAGACTGGGATGATCTCGCTAAGGCGCGCGCCATCTTCCGGTGGGTGACCGCCATTGATGTGTACAGTTTAAGGGTGGATAGTGATCCTCCTGCCCACTCACCATTGGAGTACTTCACTAAAATCCAAAAAAACCAAGGCAACCATGCTCACCTGGTTTCAGGATTATGTCA AATGGCAGGTTTACCTTGTGTAATCATCAGTGGTATGAACAAAAGCGCTGCCTACGAAATTGGAAAGAAATGTGAACGGAAGCAAATGGGTGCACAGTGGAATGCCGTATTTATCAAAGATGACTGGAGATTCCTGGACGCCTTTTGGGCCTCTGCCTGCGTTGTCGGGAAGAAGTCCAGTGATTGGACACTTGTTGACAATGATGGTAATGTGACgcaggaggaggaggaggaggaatcGGAAGGGGAAACACAACATCGTGTCAATGAATTCTACTTCCTTCCTAATCCCGACCAATTGATATGGACGCACTTTCCGGATGAGCAGGATTGGCAGCTATTGGTGAAACCAATCTCGGTCAAGGATTACGAAAGTCACGTGTACGTTAGAGAGAGGTTCTACTACCTTGGAATCAACTTTACACCTAAAAGCGAAACAAAATGTGTACTTACGGCAAAAGATGGGGAAATCTCTCTTCCTTTCACTTTACCTGCAGAAGAAAGCGAATTCTATAGGTTCAAATACAtgctttataaaaataaatcggCAGGTGGGGAGGACACTGGAGCGGATGTTAATCTCGATAGGTTTGTATTGTTCGAGCATACAGCCGACAGTCTTCGTTTCGCGTTGAGATTTCCTTTGGCGGGGAAATTTAAAATGGACATATTTGGGTTAGACGTGCGACACTCTGATATCTTTGATTTGACCTGCACATACCTCATTCATTGTCCAGAAGCTCAGAAGAATTGCCTTCCATTGCCAGATTGCCCGCCCATTGGTTGGGGTTTCGGTGGTGATGCCAAAAATGCTGGATTGGAGGCAAAATCCCACGATGGCGCAATTATCATAACAAAAGAtggaaaagttgaaataaaactaGGCGCACATAAAGACATTCGATTGCATCAGCTGTTGAAAAACACAATAGTTGACGAGGCAACTCTTAGCAAATACGCAGTGATTCGAGAGGAGAATGGTGAATTTATCGTCGACATTCGATTACCACAAGGAGGAGAATATGCCATGAAATTATATGCAAATGAGGATGGAGAAGATGGAGAGGCTGGTAACGTTTTGAATTATCTCATCAAATGCAACGAGAAGAATCTGACGAACAAACCTTTCCCGAACGTCACTgatggtttcattggaaagaaatCGATTGCTGATGCCTTGGGTGTAAAAGCTTTATCCCACAAAGAAGGCAAAATCCATTCGAAAGATGGAAAATTAAAATTGGAATTCCAGGCTAAAAACAATATGGAACTTGTATGTGAGCTTCACAGCAATGATCCTAACGCCACAAAGCATATGAAAGTCTATCCTAAAGAAGTGAATGGGAAGTGGATATTTGATGTGGACATGCCCATCGAAGGGGAATATTCAGTGAACGTTTTTGCCAAGAAAAAGGGTGATGGTAACAAGAGGATTTATAATGTACATTCCTACATGATCCAGTCGGATGGGCATGCTTTAGAAGATGGGGAAGATAACGAATCAAAAACCGGAGATGACTCTAAAGAAGAAATTAAAGTAGTCACCGAAACCGTTCAAACatcagaaaaagaaattttgataCCAGTACCCAAAGGCTTCGACAACGTCGTTGCATGTCTTCATAGGAGACATGCAGACGATCTTCCAAATGCGCAAGAGATGGAATTTATGGAGCAAGACGGAATGAAATTATTCAAGGCCACTTTTGACGAATACGGAGAATACATTATGGATCTCTACCAAAAAGACGAAAATGGCCAAGTGAAGAACATAGCTAGGTACCAAGTCAATAGGAAACCAGCTTCTGAGCTGTACCAAGATGACGCTCGCTTGTTGATGGAGCAGCTGCAGTCCGACATGCAACAAAACCGCGATGACGAACAGCGAATGCAGGATGAAGCAAACCAGGAACTCGGAGCTCTCAAGAAAGACATTCAAAAAGCAATGGACTTAAAAAATCCAGAGATGCTTGAAAGGAGTATAGCAGCGTTCGAAGCAACAAACCCACCggaaaatgataaaatgttgCAGAAGGCAAAGAGGCTTCTAGAACTCCTAAGAGCAAAAGAAG AGCTAAATACAGCATCACACAGCCGAGACTTAGAGCAGCTGGACAAGGCAATCAAGCGAGCCAAAGAAGCTAACTATGACAGTCTTCTGGATCTACAAATTGTCATGGCAGGCCGTCTCAGGGATCAGCTACACAGAATAGAGAAACTCCGCCATTCTGTTCTTAACATGGACAAGAGAACAGTATCCGAGATCCGCAACTACGGAAATCCACCAGATGGCGTTCACCAGTCAATCCAGGCGGCGTGTTTGCTACTTGGACACACCAAAAAGGAGGTCAAG GAGTGGAAAACGTGCCAGATCATCTTAGGGAAGACCGGCAAAGAATCAATAATGCGTCACATATCCAACTTTGACCCCAAAGACTGTTACCTAGATGTAGCCCTGTCATCTAAAATGCTGCTTGAACCGTATTCACTGGAACAGATTCGTGACGTCAGCGCCGGGGCTGCTACGTTTTTTGTTTGG GCCAAAGGTATGATTGAGGAAGTAGAGGCGACAGGTGGCGCTGAGAGACCAGACGATAAAATGAAAGACAAGACCACCACCAAAAAGGGAAAATCCACACCAGGCTCCAAGAAAAAGAAGAAGTAG
- the LOC125669562 gene encoding uncharacterized protein LOC125669562 isoform X4 has protein sequence MGSKPSTVQETQMRSSSAPNSGKEDMRSISHGSEDEVGRKPPSYHSRQIPPPKPPKTLKEDIFSEEKYKFVDDYVLNAPPKLLMGSFKELIRYLTAEEDWDDLAKARAIFRWVTAIDVYSLRVDSDPPAHSPLEYFTKIQKNQGNHAHLVSGLCQMAGLPCVIISGMNKSAAYEIGKKCERKQMGAQWNAVFIKDDWRFLDAFWASACVVGKKSSDWTLVDNDGNVTQEEEEEESEGETQHRVNEFYFLPNPDQLIWTHFPDEQDWQLLVKPISVKDYESHVYVRERFYYLGINFTPKSETKCVLTAKDGEISLPFTLPAEESEFYRFKYMLYKNKSAGGEDTGADVNLDRFVLFEHTADSLRFALRFPLAGKFKMDIFGLDVRHSDIFDLTCTYLIHCPEAQKNCLPLPDCPPIGWGFGGDAKNAGLEAKSHDGAIIITKDGKVEIKLGAHKDIRLHQLLKNTIVDEATLSKYAVIREENGEFIVDIRLPQGGEYAMKLYANEDGEDGEAGNVLNYLIKCNEKNLTNKPFPNVTDGFIGKKSIADALGVKALSHKEGKIHSKDGKLKLEFQAKNNMELVCELHSNDPNATKHMKVYPKEVNGKWIFDVDMPIEGEYSVNVFAKKKGDGNKRIYNVHSYMIQSDGHALEDGEDNESKTGDDSKEEIKVVTETVQTSEKEILIPVPKGFDNVVACLHRRHADDLPNAQEMEFMEQDGMKLFKATFDEYGEYIMDLYQKDENGQVKNIARYQVNRKPASELYQDDARLLMEQLQSDMQQNRDDEQRMQDEANQELGALKKDIQKAMDLKNPEMLERSIAAFEATNPPENDKMLQKAKRLLELLRAKEELNTASHSRDLEQLDKAIKRAKEANYDSLLDLQIVMAGRLRDQLHRIEKLRHSVLNMDKRTVSEIRNYGNPPDGVHQSIQAACLLLGHTKKEVKEWKTCQIILGKTGKESIMRHISNFDPKDCYLDVALSSKMLLEPYSLEQIRDVSAGAATFFVWAKGMIEEVEATGGAERPDDKMKDKTTTKKGKSTPGSKKKKK, from the exons ATGGGATCAAAACCGTCTACGGTCCAGGAGACTCAGATGCGCTCCTCCTCGGCGCCAAAT AGTGGGAAAGAGGATATGAGAAGTATTTCACACGGATCAGAAGACGAGGTT GGGAGAAAACCGCCATCTTATCATAGCAGGCAGATCCCCCCACCTAAACCGCCGAAGACCTTGAAAGAAGACATTTTCAGTGAGGAGAAATACAAGTTTGTCGATGACTATGTTCTTAAT GCGCCTCCAAAGCTTCTCATGGGGTCCTTTAAAGAACTCATCAGATACCTCACGGCTGAGGAAGACTGGGATGATCTCGCTAAGGCGCGCGCCATCTTCCGGTGGGTGACCGCCATTGATGTGTACAGTTTAAGGGTGGATAGTGATCCTCCTGCCCACTCACCATTGGAGTACTTCACTAAAATCCAAAAAAACCAAGGCAACCATGCTCACCTGGTTTCAGGATTATGTCA AATGGCAGGTTTACCTTGTGTAATCATCAGTGGTATGAACAAAAGCGCTGCCTACGAAATTGGAAAGAAATGTGAACGGAAGCAAATGGGTGCACAGTGGAATGCCGTATTTATCAAAGATGACTGGAGATTCCTGGACGCCTTTTGGGCCTCTGCCTGCGTTGTCGGGAAGAAGTCCAGTGATTGGACACTTGTTGACAATGATGGTAATGTGACgcaggaggaggaggaggaggaatcGGAAGGGGAAACACAACATCGTGTCAATGAATTCTACTTCCTTCCTAATCCCGACCAATTGATATGGACGCACTTTCCGGATGAGCAGGATTGGCAGCTATTGGTGAAACCAATCTCGGTCAAGGATTACGAAAGTCACGTGTACGTTAGAGAGAGGTTCTACTACCTTGGAATCAACTTTACACCTAAAAGCGAAACAAAATGTGTACTTACGGCAAAAGATGGGGAAATCTCTCTTCCTTTCACTTTACCTGCAGAAGAAAGCGAATTCTATAGGTTCAAATACAtgctttataaaaataaatcggCAGGTGGGGAGGACACTGGAGCGGATGTTAATCTCGATAGGTTTGTATTGTTCGAGCATACAGCCGACAGTCTTCGTTTCGCGTTGAGATTTCCTTTGGCGGGGAAATTTAAAATGGACATATTTGGGTTAGACGTGCGACACTCTGATATCTTTGATTTGACCTGCACATACCTCATTCATTGTCCAGAAGCTCAGAAGAATTGCCTTCCATTGCCAGATTGCCCGCCCATTGGTTGGGGTTTCGGTGGTGATGCCAAAAATGCTGGATTGGAGGCAAAATCCCACGATGGCGCAATTATCATAACAAAAGAtggaaaagttgaaataaaactaGGCGCACATAAAGACATTCGATTGCATCAGCTGTTGAAAAACACAATAGTTGACGAGGCAACTCTTAGCAAATACGCAGTGATTCGAGAGGAGAATGGTGAATTTATCGTCGACATTCGATTACCACAAGGAGGAGAATATGCCATGAAATTATATGCAAATGAGGATGGAGAAGATGGAGAGGCTGGTAACGTTTTGAATTATCTCATCAAATGCAACGAGAAGAATCTGACGAACAAACCTTTCCCGAACGTCACTgatggtttcattggaaagaaatCGATTGCTGATGCCTTGGGTGTAAAAGCTTTATCCCACAAAGAAGGCAAAATCCATTCGAAAGATGGAAAATTAAAATTGGAATTCCAGGCTAAAAACAATATGGAACTTGTATGTGAGCTTCACAGCAATGATCCTAACGCCACAAAGCATATGAAAGTCTATCCTAAAGAAGTGAATGGGAAGTGGATATTTGATGTGGACATGCCCATCGAAGGGGAATATTCAGTGAACGTTTTTGCCAAGAAAAAGGGTGATGGTAACAAGAGGATTTATAATGTACATTCCTACATGATCCAGTCGGATGGGCATGCTTTAGAAGATGGGGAAGATAACGAATCAAAAACCGGAGATGACTCTAAAGAAGAAATTAAAGTAGTCACCGAAACCGTTCAAACatcagaaaaagaaattttgataCCAGTACCCAAAGGCTTCGACAACGTCGTTGCATGTCTTCATAGGAGACATGCAGACGATCTTCCAAATGCGCAAGAGATGGAATTTATGGAGCAAGACGGAATGAAATTATTCAAGGCCACTTTTGACGAATACGGAGAATACATTATGGATCTCTACCAAAAAGACGAAAATGGCCAAGTGAAGAACATAGCTAGGTACCAAGTCAATAGGAAACCAGCTTCTGAGCTGTACCAAGATGACGCTCGCTTGTTGATGGAGCAGCTGCAGTCCGACATGCAACAAAACCGCGATGACGAACAGCGAATGCAGGATGAAGCAAACCAGGAACTCGGAGCTCTCAAGAAAGACATTCAAAAAGCAATGGACTTAAAAAATCCAGAGATGCTTGAAAGGAGTATAGCAGCGTTCGAAGCAACAAACCCACCggaaaatgataaaatgttgCAGAAGGCAAAGAGGCTTCTAGAACTCCTAAGAGCAAAAGAAG AGCTAAATACAGCATCACACAGCCGAGACTTAGAGCAGCTGGACAAGGCAATCAAGCGAGCCAAAGAAGCTAACTATGACAGTCTTCTGGATCTACAAATTGTCATGGCAGGCCGTCTCAGGGATCAGCTACACAGAATAGAGAAACTCCGCCATTCTGTTCTTAACATGGACAAGAGAACAGTATCCGAGATCCGCAACTACGGAAATCCACCAGATGGCGTTCACCAGTCAATCCAGGCGGCGTGTTTGCTACTTGGACACACCAAAAAGGAGGTCAAG GAGTGGAAAACGTGCCAGATCATCTTAGGGAAGACCGGCAAAGAATCAATAATGCGTCACATATCCAACTTTGACCCCAAAGACTGTTACCTAGATGTAGCCCTGTCATCTAAAATGCTGCTTGAACCGTATTCACTGGAACAGATTCGTGACGTCAGCGCCGGGGCTGCTACGTTTTTTGTTTGG GCCAAAGGTATGATTGAGGAAGTAGAGGCGACAGGTGGCGCTGAGAGACCAGACGATAAAATGAAAGACAAGACCACCACCAAAAAGGGAAAATCCACACCAGGCTCCAAGAAAAAGAAGAAGTAG
- the LOC125669562 gene encoding uncharacterized protein LOC125669562 isoform X1, translating to MGSKPSTVQETQMRSSSAPNVKKSHQNGVSPSGPDTDTSSSSRNPPKSAAPVSGKEDMRSISHGSEDEVGRKPPSYHSRQIPPPKPPKTLKEDIFSEEKYKFVDDYVLNAPPKLLMGSFKELIRYLTAEEDWDDLAKARAIFRWVTAIDVYSLRVDSDPPAHSPLEYFTKIQKNQGNHAHLVSGLCQMAGLPCVIISGMNKSAAYEIGKKCERKQMGAQWNAVFIKDDWRFLDAFWASACVVGKKSSDWTLVDNDGNVTQEEEEEESEGETQHRVNEFYFLPNPDQLIWTHFPDEQDWQLLVKPISVKDYESHVYVRERFYYLGINFTPKSETKCVLTAKDGEISLPFTLPAEESEFYRFKYMLYKNKSAGGEDTGADVNLDRFVLFEHTADSLRFALRFPLAGKFKMDIFGLDVRHSDIFDLTCTYLIHCPEAQKNCLPLPDCPPIGWGFGGDAKNAGLEAKSHDGAIIITKDGKVEIKLGAHKDIRLHQLLKNTIVDEATLSKYAVIREENGEFIVDIRLPQGGEYAMKLYANEDGEDGEAGNVLNYLIKCNEKNLTNKPFPNVTDGFIGKKSIADALGVKALSHKEGKIHSKDGKLKLEFQAKNNMELVCELHSNDPNATKHMKVYPKEVNGKWIFDVDMPIEGEYSVNVFAKKKGDGNKRIYNVHSYMIQSDGHALEDGEDNESKTGDDSKEEIKVVTETVQTSEKEILIPVPKGFDNVVACLHRRHADDLPNAQEMEFMEQDGMKLFKATFDEYGEYIMDLYQKDENGQVKNIARYQVNRKPASELYQDDARLLMEQLQSDMQQNRDDEQRMQDEANQELGALKKDIQKAMDLKNPEMLERSIAAFEATNPPENDKMLQKAKRLLELLRAKEELNTASHSRDLEQLDKAIKRAKEANYDSLLDLQIVMAGRLRDQLHRIEKLRHSVLNMDKRTVSEIRNYGNPPDGVHQSIQAACLLLGHTKKEVKEWKTCQIILGKTGKESIMRHISNFDPKDCYLDVALSSKMLLEPYSLEQIRDVSAGAATFFVWAKGMIEEVEATGGAERPDDKMKDKTTTKKGKSTPGSKKKKK from the exons ATGGGATCAAAACCGTCTACGGTCCAGGAGACTCAGATGCGCTCCTCCTCGGCGCCAAATGTAAAGAAATCACATCAAAATGGGGTCTCTCCATCGGGACCCGACACAGACACATCCTCTAGTTCTCGTAATCCACCTAAATCTGCTGCACCTGTC AGTGGGAAAGAGGATATGAGAAGTATTTCACACGGATCAGAAGACGAGGTT GGGAGAAAACCGCCATCTTATCATAGCAGGCAGATCCCCCCACCTAAACCGCCGAAGACCTTGAAAGAAGACATTTTCAGTGAGGAGAAATACAAGTTTGTCGATGACTATGTTCTTAAT GCGCCTCCAAAGCTTCTCATGGGGTCCTTTAAAGAACTCATCAGATACCTCACGGCTGAGGAAGACTGGGATGATCTCGCTAAGGCGCGCGCCATCTTCCGGTGGGTGACCGCCATTGATGTGTACAGTTTAAGGGTGGATAGTGATCCTCCTGCCCACTCACCATTGGAGTACTTCACTAAAATCCAAAAAAACCAAGGCAACCATGCTCACCTGGTTTCAGGATTATGTCA AATGGCAGGTTTACCTTGTGTAATCATCAGTGGTATGAACAAAAGCGCTGCCTACGAAATTGGAAAGAAATGTGAACGGAAGCAAATGGGTGCACAGTGGAATGCCGTATTTATCAAAGATGACTGGAGATTCCTGGACGCCTTTTGGGCCTCTGCCTGCGTTGTCGGGAAGAAGTCCAGTGATTGGACACTTGTTGACAATGATGGTAATGTGACgcaggaggaggaggaggaggaatcGGAAGGGGAAACACAACATCGTGTCAATGAATTCTACTTCCTTCCTAATCCCGACCAATTGATATGGACGCACTTTCCGGATGAGCAGGATTGGCAGCTATTGGTGAAACCAATCTCGGTCAAGGATTACGAAAGTCACGTGTACGTTAGAGAGAGGTTCTACTACCTTGGAATCAACTTTACACCTAAAAGCGAAACAAAATGTGTACTTACGGCAAAAGATGGGGAAATCTCTCTTCCTTTCACTTTACCTGCAGAAGAAAGCGAATTCTATAGGTTCAAATACAtgctttataaaaataaatcggCAGGTGGGGAGGACACTGGAGCGGATGTTAATCTCGATAGGTTTGTATTGTTCGAGCATACAGCCGACAGTCTTCGTTTCGCGTTGAGATTTCCTTTGGCGGGGAAATTTAAAATGGACATATTTGGGTTAGACGTGCGACACTCTGATATCTTTGATTTGACCTGCACATACCTCATTCATTGTCCAGAAGCTCAGAAGAATTGCCTTCCATTGCCAGATTGCCCGCCCATTGGTTGGGGTTTCGGTGGTGATGCCAAAAATGCTGGATTGGAGGCAAAATCCCACGATGGCGCAATTATCATAACAAAAGAtggaaaagttgaaataaaactaGGCGCACATAAAGACATTCGATTGCATCAGCTGTTGAAAAACACAATAGTTGACGAGGCAACTCTTAGCAAATACGCAGTGATTCGAGAGGAGAATGGTGAATTTATCGTCGACATTCGATTACCACAAGGAGGAGAATATGCCATGAAATTATATGCAAATGAGGATGGAGAAGATGGAGAGGCTGGTAACGTTTTGAATTATCTCATCAAATGCAACGAGAAGAATCTGACGAACAAACCTTTCCCGAACGTCACTgatggtttcattggaaagaaatCGATTGCTGATGCCTTGGGTGTAAAAGCTTTATCCCACAAAGAAGGCAAAATCCATTCGAAAGATGGAAAATTAAAATTGGAATTCCAGGCTAAAAACAATATGGAACTTGTATGTGAGCTTCACAGCAATGATCCTAACGCCACAAAGCATATGAAAGTCTATCCTAAAGAAGTGAATGGGAAGTGGATATTTGATGTGGACATGCCCATCGAAGGGGAATATTCAGTGAACGTTTTTGCCAAGAAAAAGGGTGATGGTAACAAGAGGATTTATAATGTACATTCCTACATGATCCAGTCGGATGGGCATGCTTTAGAAGATGGGGAAGATAACGAATCAAAAACCGGAGATGACTCTAAAGAAGAAATTAAAGTAGTCACCGAAACCGTTCAAACatcagaaaaagaaattttgataCCAGTACCCAAAGGCTTCGACAACGTCGTTGCATGTCTTCATAGGAGACATGCAGACGATCTTCCAAATGCGCAAGAGATGGAATTTATGGAGCAAGACGGAATGAAATTATTCAAGGCCACTTTTGACGAATACGGAGAATACATTATGGATCTCTACCAAAAAGACGAAAATGGCCAAGTGAAGAACATAGCTAGGTACCAAGTCAATAGGAAACCAGCTTCTGAGCTGTACCAAGATGACGCTCGCTTGTTGATGGAGCAGCTGCAGTCCGACATGCAACAAAACCGCGATGACGAACAGCGAATGCAGGATGAAGCAAACCAGGAACTCGGAGCTCTCAAGAAAGACATTCAAAAAGCAATGGACTTAAAAAATCCAGAGATGCTTGAAAGGAGTATAGCAGCGTTCGAAGCAACAAACCCACCggaaaatgataaaatgttgCAGAAGGCAAAGAGGCTTCTAGAACTCCTAAGAGCAAAAGAAG AGCTAAATACAGCATCACACAGCCGAGACTTAGAGCAGCTGGACAAGGCAATCAAGCGAGCCAAAGAAGCTAACTATGACAGTCTTCTGGATCTACAAATTGTCATGGCAGGCCGTCTCAGGGATCAGCTACACAGAATAGAGAAACTCCGCCATTCTGTTCTTAACATGGACAAGAGAACAGTATCCGAGATCCGCAACTACGGAAATCCACCAGATGGCGTTCACCAGTCAATCCAGGCGGCGTGTTTGCTACTTGGACACACCAAAAAGGAGGTCAAG GAGTGGAAAACGTGCCAGATCATCTTAGGGAAGACCGGCAAAGAATCAATAATGCGTCACATATCCAACTTTGACCCCAAAGACTGTTACCTAGATGTAGCCCTGTCATCTAAAATGCTGCTTGAACCGTATTCACTGGAACAGATTCGTGACGTCAGCGCCGGGGCTGCTACGTTTTTTGTTTGG GCCAAAGGTATGATTGAGGAAGTAGAGGCGACAGGTGGCGCTGAGAGACCAGACGATAAAATGAAAGACAAGACCACCACCAAAAAGGGAAAATCCACACCAGGCTCCAAGAAAAAGAAGAAGTAG